A single Nicotiana tabacum cultivar K326 chromosome 5, ASM71507v2, whole genome shotgun sequence DNA region contains:
- the LOC142181099 gene encoding F-box/LRR-repeat protein At3g26922-like, with protein MEMERKVKARGVRLSDLPDGILLHILSMLWWDCKAVVRTSVLSQRWRFLWKSVPVSLDFESPNSYSEKDFIASTNRELYYWRSCQKIRRFRGSLFSAVLCSNFDYIVDEERNSEAENGYLKELLHSVANVEDLELGPWGIECLSILELKGWQSSPSSRKYLKLDTALEQSDVLGICSFLQSSPDLETLVIDWYNKKRRDLLSRYTNEDERIKRFKTHNYNCSLLHLKTIKIIDYDGPLSGNKSVLPLIEYLLKNATALEKFIIAAKFDGSDVSQDYVKMAQEFQSFPRSSPHAELSFRIDNL; from the exons ATGGAAATGGAGAGGAAAGTCAAGGCGAGAGGAGTCAGACTCAGCGATTTGCCCGACGGAATTCTACTCCATATCCTCTCTATGTTGTGGTGGGACTGTAAAGCAGTTGTGCGCACCAGCGTATTATCTCAGCGATGGCGGTTTCTTTGGAAGTCCGTGCCAGTATCTCTCGATTTTGAGTCCCCCAATAGCTACAGCGAAAAGGATTTCATAGCTTCCACCAATAGAGAGCTTTATTATTGGAGGTCGTGCCAGAAAATCAGAAGATTCAGGGGCTCACTCTTTAG TGCAGTATTATGTTCAAATTTTGACTATATAGTAGATGAAGAACGCAACTCGGAGGCGGAGAATGGCTATTTGAAGGAACTTCTTCATAGTGTTGCCAATGTCGAGGATCTTGAATTGGGTCCCTGGGGCATCGAG TGCCTTTCCATACTGGAGTTGAAAGGCTGGCAATCATCACCATCAAGCCGGAAATATTTAAAACTTGACACAGCCTTAGAACAATCGGACGTCCTTGGAATTTGCAGCTTTCTACAGAGTTCGCCGGATCTTGAGACATTGGTCATTGACTGGTATAATAAAAAACGAAGA GACCTGCTGTCAAGGTACACAAATGAGGATGAACGCATTAAGAGGTTCAAGACACATAATTATAACTGCTCTTTGCTACATTTGAAGACCATCAAGATCATTGACTATGATGGACCACTAAGTGGAAATAAGTCTGTACTACCATTAATAGAATATTTGCTCAAGAATGCAACAGCCCTAGAAAAGTTCATCATTGCTGCCAAATTCGACGGGAGTGATGTGTCTCAGGATTATGTTAAAATGGCACAGGAGTTCCAAAGCTTTCCAAGATCCTCTCCGCATGCTGAGTTGTCTTTTCGTATTGACAATCTTTGA